DNA sequence from the Arthrobacter sp. V1I9 genome:
TTCGGGTCCGTCCGGATCAGCTGAGCGCCAGCGGCCACGGTAGGGATGGCGGCCGAACTCCACCACTTCACGGACACTCAGCCCGTGCGGCACCGGACGGCTTTGCGACAGCAGCGTCACGTGCCGGGCGAAGTCGCTGCGCTTCATCATCAGGGCATCAGCGGCCCCGCTGGCGGAGCCGACCTCTATGGTTCCGGAGGCCGCCACGTGCAGCCGTTAGGCTGTCCTAATTCAACTAATACGTCACCGAAATGTGCGGTAATCCGGGGAACCCTGGCTCACTTCCCTTAACGGGATGACAACTGTGGTGCCCGAAAGGTCCTAGTCCTCGAAGTGGGTGGCCGTCTGCTTGGTGCCCGATAGCCGCCGGATGATCTCGTTGGCTACCACATGGACTTTCATGTTGCGGTTGTTCGATGCCCGCAGAAGAAACTTGTAGGCCTGCTCCTGGGTGCAGCGGTTCTGCGTCATGATCATGCCGCAGGCGAGGTCTATGGCGGTTCTGCTTTCCATTGCCGCCTTGAGGTCATCTGCGAGCAGTTCCGCAGTAATGATCCGCAGGATCAGCCGCAGGGCCTGTCCTGCAGTCCCGGTAAACACCGTCGCCTCGCGGATGGCTTCCGCCGTGAACTGTCCGGTAGCAGGGGCGAAGAAGTTCAGGCACGCTGAGGCGGTTTCGCCCACATCGACGGGTATACCCAAGACGCTTTTGTAACCCGCGGCCTCCAGGCTCCGGGAATACAGAGGCCACCGGGGGTCGTTCCGGGTATCGTCCAGCAGCACAGTGGTGAAGGTGCGAAAAGCTTCCAGGCAAGGCCCGTGTCCGAGGTCCTGTTCGATGCGGTCCAGGATCACCGCCGTTTCGCTGCTGCCGGCCACCGTGAGTGTCCTCTTGTAACGGCGCAGGGTGACGGCACACGCAATGTCGGCTCCCGTGGTGCGGCTCAGGGTTGCAGCAGCATGCGTGGTCATTCCGTCCAGGAAGGCTCTAATGTCCTCGCTCTCCACAATGAGCTGGTGGAGCTGCTGGAAGTCCTCGTACTGCCGGTCCGTGTCCACACTCTTCATGCTAGGAGCATGGTAGGGCGATCAACAGGGTTTGTGCTGGGCCCGGGGACTTTAGTTTGTGTCCCGCTCGCCCTCGTCTGCCTTGGGGTAGATCGCCTGGCTGTAGCCGGCGCGCCGCCCGTTGACGCCCATGCCGTTGAGTGTTTCATTCAGCGCGTGCGCCAAGATATCGCGCTCAATGGGAGGAAGGCTGAGGGCACCATAAACGTAAGCCTGGACCTCCGTCAGCCCGGCTTTCCCTCCAATTCCGAAGTATTTGATCCAAATCTGCTCAAGAGTCAGTGGTGCGGCCTCGAATGCTAACCGGAAACCTTGGCGCTGTTCGTCCTCGTCCCCAGGGACGGCCATAGTTCACCCCCGGTCATGATCGAGTCCCGGCATGGACTCGATGATCTTTTCTGCTACTTCCTGCAGCGTGCTGTTCTCTTTCAGGGCCATGGTCATTAGGTGCAGCATCGCGTCATGGTTTCCCAGGCCGCGGCTGGCCATAATAATGCCCTTGGCGGTGCTGATGATGTCGCGCTGCGTTAGCGTAGACTTCAGTTGCGCGCTCAACATCCGGCCTCTTTCACGGGCCTGGATATTGACCAGGAAAATCGAGGCCTGGGCTGCGAACAATTCCAGCAGCCGGATCAGCCTGTGCGACGCCGCCTTCGGGTTTGCCCAGTAGATCTTGATGGCCCCAAAAGCCAGGTCGCCGGAAAGAAGGGGAACGCTGACGCAGGAGCGCAGCCCCAAGTCGTTTGCTGCCTGGCCCCATTCCGGCCAGCGCAGGTCCGTCCGTACGTCCGCAATATCCACCGGGTGTCCGGAGGCCCACGCGCTCAGGCAGGGTCCCTGCCCAAGCTCGTATTGAAGGTTGTCCGCCTGTTCCACAACCTCGTTTGTGGAAGCGGCGCTGTCGCGGCGCCCGCTGGGGTCCATCAGGGAGACACCCGCACCCGCAGCGTCACCCACTGCCATTACCGCTGCCTCGGTGATGAGCTTCAGGGCGTGGGCAACTGTCTCCTCGGTAAGGAGCACGTTGGAGAAGCGGGCAAAGACGGCGGCCAGCTCGTCAGCCAGCGGCAATTCAGTGTCCATGACCGCTCCATTCCCAGCGTTTTGGCCCTTGGTGAACCAACTGCTTTCTCCTCTCATCTCAGCACACATAGCCTCCACAATCCACTCGATATGGGCTCATGTGGCGTGAAGATGCCGGGGCAGCCGGTGATGATCTGCGGCTGTTCCGTGGGTGCGTTCAACGGCGTCCAGCATTGCCGATGTCTGCATGGAAGCGGCGCACGCCGTGGTCATCGCAGCCCTTGTGCGGGCACTGGTGGAGCGCTCGGTCCAGGAGTGGCGGGCAGGCGTCCCGGCGCCTCGGGTGTCGGCCGCGCAGCTGCGCCTTGCACGCACCTCAA
Encoded proteins:
- a CDS encoding GAF and ANTAR domain-containing protein — translated: MKSVDTDRQYEDFQQLHQLIVESEDIRAFLDGMTTHAAATLSRTTGADIACAVTLRRYKRTLTVAGSSETAVILDRIEQDLGHGPCLEAFRTFTTVLLDDTRNDPRWPLYSRSLEAAGYKSVLGIPVDVGETASACLNFFAPATGQFTAEAIREATVFTGTAGQALRLILRIITAELLADDLKAAMESRTAIDLACGMIMTQNRCTQEQAYKFLLRASNNRNMKVHVVANEIIRRLSGTKQTATHFED
- a CDS encoding GAF and ANTAR domain-containing protein, translated to MDTELPLADELAAVFARFSNVLLTEETVAHALKLITEAAVMAVGDAAGAGVSLMDPSGRRDSAASTNEVVEQADNLQYELGQGPCLSAWASGHPVDIADVRTDLRWPEWGQAANDLGLRSCVSVPLLSGDLAFGAIKIYWANPKAASHRLIRLLELFAAQASIFLVNIQARERGRMLSAQLKSTLTQRDIISTAKGIIMASRGLGNHDAMLHLMTMALKENSTLQEVAEKIIESMPGLDHDRG